Below is a genomic region from Alphaproteobacteria bacterium.
GCTGGCGTCACCCTCGATTCCCAAAGTCGCTACGAGACGGGGAAGACCGTCCCTAACGCTGAATACCTAGCCGCGCTGGCGGCGGTCGGCGTCGATGTGAATTATCTTTTGACCGGACTTCGGGAGCGATCCCACATCCTCGATGGCGAATCGACGTCGCTCCTTCGCGACTTTGAATTGCTGGCGCCGCACCTTCGCACGGCGGCAATCGGAGTGATTCGCGCGCTCGCCCTTGGCGATCCGGATAAAGGTGGCGGCACCATCCAGATGCGTGAAGATCAACAGCACTATCGCAACCACGGGATATAAGGCGGAGGATCGGGCTTCAGACACCGGCCGCCCTCAGCTAGCGCGTCTCTAGCTTCAATTCCGTCTTCAGGCCCTCGCTCGGCGTAAAGCTGTGCGAGCATTCCGCGATCAGCCACTTCTTCGCATCGATCTCGGGCTTGAAGCCGCTGAGGCTGATCGGACGCTCGGGATAGAGGTCGGGGCGGCCGAGCGCGAGCGTATAGGTGAACTCGGCCGAGCCTCTGCTCATTCGCCGCGCTTCCGACCGCGCCGCGTGGCGCGCGTCGGCCTCGTTGTGAAAGACGCGGCGAATGCGGCGAACGCCGCGATCGCGGCCGCCGGCGTCGGCCGAGCCCGCCGATTCGGGTTGATCCGTGCCATCGGCGCCGACGCGCACCGTGCGCCGTCTTGCGCCCGCCTGGTCGTGGTGGC
It encodes:
- a CDS encoding helix-turn-helix transcriptional regulator — its product is MAGHSTDQSKSQARFGTSVEFGKRLAEERGRFGATQKDFGARAGVTLDSQSRYETGKTVPNAEYLAALAAVGVDVNYLLTGLRERSHILDGESTSLLRDFELLAPHLRTAAIGVIRALALGDPDKGGGTIQMREDQQHYRNHGI